The Flavobacterium psychrotrophum region TCGTTGCATCGTCAAACCTAAGCACTTTTAGCACCAGAGCCGTAATAATGCCCGTACGGTCTTTACCGGCGGTACAGTGGTAGAGCAGGGGAGCATCGGCCTGTAGCACACGGTGCACAATGTCCCGAATTACCTCGGGCCTTTCTACGGCATAGGTTTTATAGAAATCCAGCATACGGTTTTCGGCATCGGTGCGGGTTACTTCGCCATGCAGTACCAGTTTGCGTGCCTGTTGCAGCTGGTCGCCCTTATCTTCAAACGCCGCCAGGTTTACATAGTCTACACCGGGCGGAATGTTATCGGGGCTTTTAGCAATCTCGGCAGGGGTGCGCAGGTCGATAACCTGTTTTATGCCCAGTGCCTCAAAATCGTCATATAGCTTAGGCTTTAGCCCGTGCAGGTTGGCACTGCGATATATAAGCCCGTCCTTAAGTTTTTTACCCTCGGTATTTGTAATGCCAGATACATTGCGCAGGTTGGCAATACCTTTTACGGCCACGGTTTTTTCAGTATTGTCTTTTGCATATTCAGGCTCGGTAAATTTAAACGAAGAGCAGGAGGAGAGCGTGCTTACAAACAGTATAAAGCTTAGCTTTTTCAGCATTTTTTATTTTAAAGGTACGGATTGTTGTGGGTATAAAAAAATTAGGCTAGAGGGCGTGATTGGTTGTCGTAAGATTTTGGTTCTCGCTGGTGTAAATAGCAAATACATATTACAATATATAATCGTATTACATTGAAATTATTATAAATCATTTAAAACTGAATGATAGCATTTCCTTTTAGGCAATTATTTATAAATGAGTTAAGAAAATTTTTCCCACCTCCTAAACTATTATAAAATCCTATTGTACGCGGAGTAATTTTTGTATCAGTATCATAGATTTTGGATTTAATAGTAGCTAATGCCATAATCGCATTTTGGATAGATGTAGGACTAATTTCAGAGGGCATAGGAATTAATCCTGTAATTTTATCTCCACTTATTCCTAAAGATTGAACAACTAAGGATCCAGAAACTTTTTTAGCTTGTGCAGCAATTCCTAATGCAAAAAGATTTCCTAAGTCAATACTTCCTTCATTTACAGTAATATTTACTGTAAGTCTTAATCCAATTCCTACATATAGAGGTGTTGATCCATTTATTGCGGTAACTCCTGCGGGAATATTTTCAACTAGATCAAATAGTAAGACATCATCGTTATTCTTAGAATATCTAAAAAGTTTAGGATAAGTTTGAAATTTCATATAGTCCATTATTACTTCATAACTATGACCTTTGTAACCAATTTTTGCAGGACCATAAGTAGCTCCTCCACTTCCATCAATCTCTCTTATTGCTAATCTCATGGTTTCATCGCCTAAAGCATTTAATATTTCATTATGTTTTGATAGTGGATCTACAATGCTAGCACCTACTTTTACATCAACGGGTAATGGATCAAGAGGCTGATATCCATATGCTACTACTTTTTCACCTGACGTCGCTGGCAACGTGGAATTACAACTATACAAAAAACTAACTGTACAAATTATTAAAAATAAATTTTTCATAAAATAAATTTTAAGTTATTGAAATTGAATATATAAACATATAAAATTAACAAAAAAACTATTACATATTATAAATTATTAAAGTTTTTCTTAAACAAGAATTATATAAACTTTTTCTCCATATTTGCATCCCATATTATAAAAACCATGACAAACATTCAATATATATCCGGACAGGTAACTGCCCCGGCAAAAAGCATCGAAGCCACACTAAAATTACTTTCAGAAGACTGCACCATACCCTTTATTTCCCGCTACCGTAAAGATGCTACCGGCAACCTCGATGAGGTAGTTATAGAGCAGATAGCCAAGCTGAGCCAGGTGTATGACGCCATTGTAAAACGCAAGGATGCCATTATAAAAAGCATACAGGAGCAAAACGCCCTTACGCCGGAACTTGGTACTAAGATTAACCAAAGCTTTGACCTTACCGAACTGGAAGACCTGTACCTGCCGTACAAAAAGAAAAAGAAAACCCGTGCCGATGCCGCCCGCGAAAAAGGGCTGGAACCACTGGCTAAAATAATAATGGCGCAAAATGCCGATGATGTCGACTTTATCGCCGCCAAATACCTGAACGATAAAGTAGCCAATGAAGACGAGGCACTACAGGGGGCACGCGACATCATAGCGGAATGGATCAATGAGAACGTGTACATACGCAAATCGCTGCGCCGCATCTTTGGGCGCAAAGCAGCCATTACAACCAAGATCGCCAAGGATGCCGACCCTGAGAAAGCCAAGAAATTTGAGCAATACCTGGACTGGAGCGAGAACCTTACTAAAGCGCCATCGCACCGCCTGCTTGCCATGCTGCGTGCCGAGAATGAGGGCGTGATTAAATTTAAGGTTGAGGTAGACAACGAGGAGGCCATCGACCTGATGGAGCAAACCGTTATTAAGAACAAGCGCGACACTGCCACCCAGCTTAAAAAGGCCATAGACGACAGCTACAAACGCCTGCTGGCTCCGGCCATAAGCAATGAGGTTTTGGCCGAAGCCAAAGCCAAGGCAGATGCTACCGCCATTCAGGTTTTTGCGGGTAATTTAGGGCAGCTGTTGCTTGCACCGCCGTTGGGTCAAAAACGCATTCTGGCTATCGACCCGGGCTTCCGCAGCGGATGCAAAGTAGTGTGCCTTGACGAACAGGGCGGACTGCTGTATAACGAAACCATATTTCCGCATGCGCCTCAAAATGAGAGTGCCATTGCCATGAAAAAAATTCGTTCTATGGTTAACGCTTATAAGATTGACGCTATATCGATAGGCAACGGCACCGCCAGCCGTGAGACGGAGCATTTCATTAAAAAAATAGCTTGGGATAAACCCGTACAGGTGTTTATTGTGAGTGAAGCCGGGGCTTCGGTATATTCTGCGTCAAAAATCGCGAGGGATGAGTTCCCTAAATACGATGTTACCGTTAGGGGTGCGGTGTCTATTGGGCGTCGCCTGAGCGACCCGCTTGCCGAACTCGTTAAGATAGAGCCTAAAGCTATAGGTGTGGGGCAGTACCAGCACGACGTAGACCAGAGCCAGCTTAAAGATGAGCTGGATACCGTGGTAATGCGCTGCGTAAACTCGGTGGGCGTAAACCTAAACACGGCGAGTAAGTCGCTGTTAGGATACGTATCTGGAATAGGGGAGAAGCTTGCCGAAAATATAGTTACCTACAGGAGCGAGAACGGCCCGTTTGAAGATCGCAAGCAGCTTAAAAAAGTGCCAAGGCTGGGCGAGAAGGCCTATCAGCAGGCAGCGGCGTTTGTACGTATCCCGAATGCAAAAAACCCGCTTGATAACAGTGCTGTGCATCCGGAAGCGTATGCCATTGTAGAAAAAATGGCAAAAGACCTGAAACTAAAAACCAGCGACCTTGTTTCTAACAAAGACGCCATTAAAAAAATAAACGTAGACAGCTATGTAACGCCACAAGTGGGCAAACTTACGCTACAGGATATACTAAAGGAACTTGAAAAACCGGGCCTTGACCCGCGCAAAGCTGCTAAGGTTTTTGAGTTTGACCCTAACGTAAAATTAATGGCCGACTTGCGCACGGGCATGGTGCTGCCGGGTATT contains the following coding sequences:
- a CDS encoding tyrosine-protein phosphatase yields the protein MLKKLSFILFVSTLSSCSSFKFTEPEYAKDNTEKTVAVKGIANLRNVSGITNTEGKKLKDGLIYRSANLHGLKPKLYDDFEALGIKQVIDLRTPAEIAKSPDNIPPGVDYVNLAAFEDKGDQLQQARKLVLHGEVTRTDAENRMLDFYKTYAVERPEVIRDIVHRVLQADAPLLYHCTAGKDRTGIITALVLKVLRFDDATIYNDYLNSNNLRKDIVYKRLKMAKRAHIIYPKLDVGVLEKLSWIESGYLAATFDVIEQQYGSVDNYIHEVLQIDEPQRQHYIDKFTE
- a CDS encoding Tex family protein, with translation MTNIQYISGQVTAPAKSIEATLKLLSEDCTIPFISRYRKDATGNLDEVVIEQIAKLSQVYDAIVKRKDAIIKSIQEQNALTPELGTKINQSFDLTELEDLYLPYKKKKKTRADAAREKGLEPLAKIIMAQNADDVDFIAAKYLNDKVANEDEALQGARDIIAEWINENVYIRKSLRRIFGRKAAITTKIAKDADPEKAKKFEQYLDWSENLTKAPSHRLLAMLRAENEGVIKFKVEVDNEEAIDLMEQTVIKNKRDTATQLKKAIDDSYKRLLAPAISNEVLAEAKAKADATAIQVFAGNLGQLLLAPPLGQKRILAIDPGFRSGCKVVCLDEQGGLLYNETIFPHAPQNESAIAMKKIRSMVNAYKIDAISIGNGTASRETEHFIKKIAWDKPVQVFIVSEAGASVYSASKIARDEFPKYDVTVRGAVSIGRRLSDPLAELVKIEPKAIGVGQYQHDVDQSQLKDELDTVVMRCVNSVGVNLNTASKSLLGYVSGIGEKLAENIVTYRSENGPFEDRKQLKKVPRLGEKAYQQAAAFVRIPNAKNPLDNSAVHPEAYAIVEKMAKDLKLKTSDLVSNKDAIKKINVDSYVTPQVGKLTLQDILKELEKPGLDPRKAAKVFEFDPNVKLMADLRTGMVLPGIVNNITNFGCFVDIGIKESGLVHISQLKEGFVSDVNEVVKLHQHVTVKVTEVDEARKRVALTMIL